The nucleotide window ACTTATCTCAACTTCTCACATCCTAAGATCTCTGAGAACTTTGATCCACGTGCTTGTGGTTGGGCTTTTGGAATGAACATGTTTGACCTGAAGGAGTGGAAGAAGCGAAACATCACTGGAATATACCATTATTGGCAAAATTTGGTAAGTAATGGAGCAAAAAAATATTGTTATATTGTTGAACTACATTTATCCTACCGTGTATGTTATGTCTACGGTGTATCTTACAACAATCGCTTGTCAGTAGCTTTTATTGGTTTCACTTACTAAGAGAAGCTCTTTTGGCAGAATGAGGATCGCAAGTTGTGGAAGCTGGGCACATTACCTCCAGGACTAATTACATTCTACAATTTGACACACCCATTGGATCACACTTGGCATGTCTTGGGCCTTGGCTATGATCCTGCTGTTGACATTGCTGAAATCGAGAATGCAGCGGTAGTTCACTATAATGGGAATTACAAGCCCTGGCTGGACCTTGCCGTTTCCAAGTACAAGGCCTACTGGTCCAAGTATGTCGATGTTGACAGCTCACACATTCGGCATTGCTACGCAAGCAAACAATGACATATGTATCATTCTGTTTTGGTACTTTTGTGCCACGAGTTTTTCACCAGGAGCGAGTTAGGTAGAGCAGTGATATGTCTAACATTGTTCAGCATCATAATCTTGTCATTCTTGTGCTTAATAATCTACTCCCTTcatcccataatgtaagacgttttttaaCACTGCACTAGTGTCAAAagacgtcttacattatgggacggagggagtagcttttTCTCATGTATCAACTACATGCACAGTGATTTCTAAGTCACAGCATAGTAAATATTCTTCTGCTCATTCAAGGATACAAAAAATAATTGGAAGAACAGTAAATGTTCAACAAGGTAATAAAGAAACCCAACTGTTTATTATCTGGTATATGAATTACAGGCCCAATAAGTACGGAGTAATTATGCGTAAGAATTTGGAAACAAATGGAGTAATTTTTCTATGCCTTCTCTAAGAAGAAAAGAGAAGCTGAGAGTGGAGAATGAACAGGTAGCTGTTTGCGAAGAGCTTGTGCTGGATTTTTTTTAGGGAAAAAGGAAGGTTCAGTGCTCATTCCCTATGAATACTAGAACTGAACCTGAAGTTGTTCCCTTTGAAGTAGCACTGAACCTGAAGTTGCAGCAAGAATCTGAGTCAACGAGGGATAGTGCTTCAACAAAGGTGGCTAGAAATGCAACAAAAGGTAACTCTGGAGAACTGACTCAGTTATGTCTAGTGATGTGCTCATGTAGAACCTTTTTACAGCACCCATTTTAATTGAATTTTCTCTTCACATGTAGCACCTTTTTTCACCTCATCTGGTAGTGATATTTTTTGTTGGTTAATACAGTACCAGCTCATAGTTTGAATCACAATATACTACCGATTCAAGAATAAATTCAGAGAACCCTTGTTAATCGGCATGTGGTACTGGTTTGTTCATATGATTTGACATGAATTAATCACTGATTACTGAGGTAGGTGTCTCTGATAGCATGCATCTCTGCAGCAGCGTCACTTGTAGACATTCCTTTTCTAGGCAGTTGTTTGAGCATAGGACACCAAGCTGGATGATGGCAGCCAAACATTCCTGGTCTCTGGTTATATTTTCTGTATTAGTGCTATTGTTTGCTTCATCATGCAGCCAGATGTTGGAATCTGCTATTTTCATGACATTCGCAGGAAGACTTGCTGCATGTGCAAAGTATTGCAGGGTTTGACCCATCTCCAAATACAAGGCATACTGGTCCAAGTACGTCGATATTGACAGCTCACACATTCGGTATGTTTTGGCATGTTTTTCACCAGGAGGGAGTTAGGTAGAGTAGTTTAGCTTCATAATCTTGTCATTCTTGCGCTTAATAATCTAGCTAttaccattgttgaggaaatcgttaccTGGTAGCTGCTCGTTTGGCtggcgagtaggggattaataggctacgGCAAGTTAATCGGCTGATTTATCAGTTTATCGGCTACTCGCTGACCGTACGAGTAGAGATTAATCGGACGAATCCTTGAACAGGGGCTATTACTTATGTATCAACTGTGTGTACTGTGTACAGTGATGAATGGTTAGTAAATATTCTTATCATTGTTGTTTTTAGTAAATATTTTCTTTTATTTGCTCAAGGGTACACTAGATATTCTATGGAATATGAATTGACAAAAAGTAATTGTTCAAGAAGATAATAAAGAAATTCAAATGTGTATGCTCTGCTATGAGTTATAGGCCCAATTAAGAATGGAGTAATCATGCTTAAGAATGTGAAACCAAATGAGGAATTCTCAATCTCAGAACCATATGCAGCTTAGAAACAAAAGTCACCCCGAGCCGCGACTCTTCTCTTGCAGAGCCTGGTTGATTCAGGAATTGGTTAACTGAAATAAATTGATGGAGGGCATATGTCTGTCTTATTTATACCCTAGACCACACCAATGTTGGCACAAATGATAACACGTATAAGGTGGATAATACAGTACCAGTTGATAGAGTTTACACCACAATATAACTACAGATTTCAATAATCAATTTGGAGAACCCATGCTAATCAGCATATGGTAGTGGTTTCTTCATATAGTTCGACATCACTTCATCACTATTACCGAGGTAGGCATCTCTGATGGCATGCATCTCTGCAGCAGCATCACTTGTTGACAGCCGCTCTCTAGGCAATTGCTTTGAGCATAAGACACCAAGCTTGATAACGGCAGCCAAACATTCCTTAGCTATAGTTACATGTTCTGTATCATTGCAATCATTTGCTTCATCATGCAGCCAGATGTTGGAGTCTGCTATCTCCATGACATTCCCAGGAATACCACCTGACTTTGCGAAGTATTGCAGGGTTAACCCATCTCTGAACATATCATCTGTCGGGCACCGTCCGGTAAACATCTCGATCAAGGTGATCCCGAGGCTGTACACATCACCATAAGTTGATACGGAAAGCCCTTCTCCATATTCTGCATTGGATTGAAACAATTTGGAGTTCAAACAGGTATGCACagaagtttttttttttttttttttttttttgcggggaagtTATGCACAGAAGTTGTTTCATGAACATATACCTAATCTGGTGTTATCATGTGAAGCATAGGGGGAGCATATTCAGTTACCTGGAGCAACATATCCAATGGATCCTCTTATTCTGATGGAGCTAAGGGAATTTGCAGAAGCTTCGCTTCCACCTTCATTAAGAATTCTAGCGATACCAAAATCCCCAATACGAGCCCTCATGTCACCAGTGAGAAGAATGTTGCTTGGCTTGAGATCGCAATGGATGATGGAAGGTTGGCAACCATTGTGTAGATAGTCTAAAGCATCCACAAGGTCAATAGCGATATCTAACCTCTGTGACAAGCTGAGTGTTCCATTTCTGTTTTGACTTTCAATGTCTGGGTGGATCCAGCGGTCTAAGCTGCCATTAGGCATGAGCTCGAAGACTAGTGCTCTGAAGTCTTGGCCTTGGTGGTTGATGCTTGAACAGCACGTGACGATTTTTACAAGGCAACGGTGCTTAACTCTTCTTAGTGCCTCACATTCATCCTGGAAGCTTTTGTAGGATCCGGATTGCTGCAGATTAAACACCTTCACAGCCGCAGCGAAATTTTCTAGAGTACCTTTGTATACAGTACCATATCTTCCCTTCCCGAGCAGATTGGCTTCTGAAAACCCATCCGTTGCTTTGAGTATGTCGTTGTATGAAACCATTGGAAGGTCAATCTTGGTCGTCTGAGGTGACCGTAGTTCTTTCCTCAACCCTGGCTTAAATTTTGTGTACAGAAATCCAGCTAAAGCAAGAGCTGCAAGGAAGACCAGGATACCTCCTGTTGTAGGGACAACTATTCTCAGAGACTTTGGCAAGCCTTTCTTGGAGCTTGGGCATTTTGGCAGTTGAATCTGTGGTATTCCACCACATAACTCATTGTTGCCAACAATTGATAGTCCAGTTAAATTCCTGAAAATCCCTTCTTTTGGTACCTCACCTTGTAAATTGTTGAAGGATATGTCGAGGTGGAACAGTGATGTTGAATAACCTAGGAGTTCAGGTATTGGCCCTGATAGATCATTATGTGCAAGATACAATTCCTCCAAGCTGGTAATATTGCTCAGGTCCCCTGGAATGCTTCCATTCAGTTTGTTGTTCGTCAAATTCAGCACAGTAAGCCCTTTTATGTTCTTCAAACTGGGAGGGATGTTTCCTTGGAATGAATTGCCATCCATTAAGAGGGTTTCCAGGACTACGCAGCCACCAATGGTTGCAGGTATTTTACCAGACAGTTGGTTCCCGGATAGAAGAAGCTGCCCGAGATTTACCAACTTACCAACTTCTGAAGGAAGAGGTCCCTTCAGCAAGTTGTAAGACAAAGCCAAATATATTGAGATCGATGATAGTTGCATAATTTCACTTGGAATTGTGCCATTAAGATGGTTTCTTGATAGATCTAGTTGTGAAAGTTTGGTCAATTTTCCGATGCTTGATGGGATTGGTCCCTCCAAGCTGTTGAAGCTTGCATCAAACTTAGACAGACCGGTGAGGTTTCCAATGGAGGACGGGATAAATCCTGATAAGTTGTTGTAGCCCAGGTGTAGCTCCTTCAATTGTGTAAGCTTCCCTATGCTATCAGGAATTATCCCGGTGAGTAAGTTGTGACCAAGATGAAGCACCTCCAGACCTATGAAATTTCCAATATCTGATGGGATAGTACCAGATATATTGTTGGCCAAAATACTTAGCTCTTGGATGTTTGTGGATAAGTTAGACACTGAGGTTGGCAATTGCCCCGAGAACCTGTTTTGTTCTATAGACATCAGTCGCAGCCTGCTACAGTTTGTCAAAGAAATAAGGAATTGCCATTCTCGCTCATTGTTTGCCTCGAACTTGTTCACATCCAGACAAAACCATCTAAGATACTGCAATCTTCCCAACTCCGAAGGGACAACCCCACTGAATCCGTTATTTGGAGCATCAAAAACCTGGAGTCTGGAGAGATTAGTTAGTGATGGAGGCACAACTCCAGTAAATTGATTGTCCCCCATTGCAAACTGTTGCATGTTTGGAAGGCCTCTCCCCAGATCAGCTGGTAGACGGCCGTGCAGGTTGTTGTCCGCCACATAAAATCTGTGCAGAGATGACTGGTTGTACAGCGAAAGAGGAAACAAACCTGAGAGGTTATTTATGGCCAGCTGAAGGAACTCGAGAGATGGGATGTTCCCAATGCCCTCAGGGATCGATCCCTGGAGATGGTTAGCTGCCAGGGACAAGATGGACACCTGGGAGAGGTTCCCTAGTGATGACGGGATGGTCCCGGTGAGGCTGTTGTTGTATAGGTGTACAAGACGTAGCGATTGCATGTTGCCGATCTCAGAAGGTATGCTTCCTTGCAACCCCTTATTGTCAGCAATTACCATCTTCCTGAGGCTGCTGCAGTGGCTAATGTTGCTTGGAATCGCACCGGTGAGCATGTTCCCTTGCAGGCCAAGGTACCTGAGGCGGTGGAGGGAGCCGATGCTGGGAGGGATCTTACCGTACAAGGGGTTGAGGCTCAAGTTGAGTGTGCGGAGGAACGTGAGGTTGCCGACGGCAGGGGAGATGGTGCCGGCGAGCCCCTGGGAGTTGAGGTCCAGAGCGACCACCCTTGATCGGTGCCTCTGGCTGCACGTGACGCCCTCCCAGGCGCAGTAACTGATGCTCCTGTTCCAGGAGGACAGCACCCTTGAATGGTCTGAAATCCTTTCCTTGAATGCTTCGAGAGCGCTCTCATCTCCGTCATGTGCGCGCGTCACCCCCATGGTGGAGAGCAGGAGAAGCACAAGACATTTGATTCCGACGAGGCGCCGTGGCAGCGGTGTACCCCTCCGCCACATGGTTCTGTGCGTGGTTATTTTCACTCTCTCTTCCTTGGTATGGAACATTGGAGCTACAAGTTCTAGCTTTCTGATACAGAATTTGCACGATGTTGGTGTGCCTTTCGCGAAATTAAAATAGTACTGGTACCAAGTTGTCGATGTTAGTGACCTCGGACTGAATCTGACCACTTATGCAGCTGTGTTGAAACTGACGTGCTGTCCCTGATTAATTGCTCCTCAGCTGCACCTGGTCCCAGTGATGTAGTCCAGGAGGTCCCAATGCAATGAATAAAACAATCAAGACTGTCTCTGTCTGATGGGAACCAATTAGCCTGAATTCTTCTATGTTTTTTGTCAAAAAAAAAGAGTATAGATGAGAACGCGTGGCTGGTGTTTAGGGGCCCATAGTTGAACAAGTGCTCGTGTTGGATTTTTTTTGAAGGAAAAGGAAAGTTCGGTGTTTCGTTCCCTTTGAACTAGCCCTGAAGTTGAAGTTGAAGTTGCAGCATGTAGTTTCCCCAGTGAAGTTGATAATTCAACAAAAGAGGCCGGAAGTGCAATAGAATTGACTTTGGAAGACCGAGTCTGCAAAGAGAGTTGGTGTATGTCTTGTGATGTACTGGATACTTTACACACACATTTCTTGAGTTTTGTTCTTCTCACGTAGCACCCCTGTTTCCCCTCTTGAATTAGCCCTGAGGTTGCAGCATGCCAGCATCTAGTTGATACCAACAAAGGATGATACttcagcaaaagtggctggaagcGCAACACAAGTAACTTGGAAACAAAAGCCAGTGCTGAAATTTGGATTAAACAGTAGGCGAGCCGCGACTTGTTTCTTGCACTTAGCGGCTGGTTGATTCAGAAATTGGTTGACTGGAATAAAACTGATGGAAGGCATATGTTCTTGTGTTCTTTATACCCTAGACCACAGCAATGCTGTCACAAATGATAACGTGTATAAAGTGAATAATACAGTACCAGTTGATAGACTTTACATCACAATATAGTACAGATCTCAATAATATACTTGGAGAACCCATGGTTATCGGCATTTGGTAGTGGTTTCTTCATATGATTTAACATCACTTCACTGACTACTGAGGTAGGCATCTCTGATGGCATGCATCTCTGCAGCAGCATCACTTGTTGACATCCTTTCTCTGGGCAATTGCTTTGAGCATAGGACACAAAGCTGGATGATGGCAGCCAAACATTCCTTGGCTCTGCTTATATTTTCTGTATCAGTGCTATCGTTTGCTTCATCATGCAGCCAGATGTTGGAGTCTGCTATCTCCATGACATTCCCAGATAGACCTGCTGCCTCTGCAAAGTATTGCAGGGTTAACCCATCTCTAAACATATCATCTGTCGGGCACCTTCCAGTAAACATCTCGATCAAGGTGATCCCAAGGCTGTACACATCACCATAAGTAGATACTGGAAGCCCTTCTCCATATTCTACAATGGATTGAAACAATTCGGGGTATAAACAGGTATGCACAGAAGTTATTTCATATACATATATTGTATCTAATTAAGCCTTAAAAAACATATATCTAATTAAATGTGATCATTTCAAGCATAGGGGGAGCATATTCAGTTACCTGGAGCAACATATCCAATGGATCCTCTTATTCCCATGGAGCTAAGGGAACTTGCAGAAGCTTCGCTTGCAGCTTCTTTTAGAATTCTAGCAATGCCAAAATCCCCAACACGAGCCCTCATGTCCTCTGTGAGAAGAATGTTGCTTGGCTTGAGATCGCAATGGATGATGGAAGGTTGGCAACCATTGTGAAGATAGTCTATAGCATCCACGAGGTCAACGGCGATATCTAACCTCTGTGACAGGCTGAGTGTTCCCATTCTGTTTTGGCTTTCAATATCTGGGTGGATCCAGCGGTCTAAGCTGAAATTGGGCATGAGCTCGAAGACTAGCGCTCTGAAGTCTTGGCCTTGGTGGTTGATGCTTGAACAACATGTGATGATCTTTACAAGGCAACGGTGCCTAACTCTTCTTAGTGCCTCACATTCATCCAGGAAGCTCTTGTAGGATCCAGATTGCTGCAGATTAAACACCTTCACAGCGGCAGCAAAATTTTCTAGAGTGCCTTTGTATACAGTACCATATCTTCCCTTCCCAAGCAGATTGGCTTCTGAAAACCCGTCCGTTGCTTTGAGTATGTCGTTGTATGAAACCATTGGAAGGTCAATCTTCTGAGGTGACAGTTGTTCTTTCCTCAATCCTGACTTAAATTTTCTGTACAGAAATCCAGCTAAAGCAAGAGCTACAAGTAAGACTAGGATACCAACTGCTGCAGGGACAGCTATTCTCAGGGACTTTGGCAAGCCTCTCTTGGAGCTTGGACATTTTGGCAGTTGAAGCTGTGGTATTCCACCACATAACTCATTGTTTCCAAAAATTGATAGTCCAGTTAAATTCCTGAAAATCCCTTCTTTTGGTACCTCACCTTGTAAATTGTTGAACGATATGTCGAGGTGGAGCAGAGATGTTGAATAACCAAGGAGTTCAGGGATTGACCCTGACAGATCATTATGTGCAAGATACAGTTCCTGCAAGCTGGTAATATTGCTCAGTTCCCCTGGGATGCTACCGTTCAGTTTGTTGTTCGTCAAATTCAGTACAGTAAGCCCTTTGATGTTCTTCAAAGTGGGAGGGATGTTTCCTTGGAATGAATTGCCATCCATCAAGAGGGTTTCCAGGACCACGCAGCCACCAATGGTTGCAGGTATTTTACCAGACAACTGGTTCCCTGATAGGATAAGCTGTTCGAGATTTACCAAATTGCCAATCTCTGAAGGTAGAGGTCCCTCCAGCAAGTTGTAAGACAAAGCCAAATAAATTGAGATGGATGATAGTTGCATAATTTCCTTTGGAATTGAGCCAGAAAGATGGTTCGTCGATATATCTAGTGCTGAAAGTTTTGTCAAATTTCCAATGCTTGATGGAATCGGTCCCTCCAAGCTGTTGAAGCTTGCACCAAGCCTATAAAGACCAGTGAGGTTTCCGATGGAAGAGGGGATGAATCCTGATAAGTTGGTGGAACTCAGATGTAGCCTCTTCAATTGTATAAGCTTCCCTATGGTCTCAGGAATGGCCCCAGTGAGCAAGTTGCCAGCAAGAATAAGCACCTCAAGACCTATCAAATTTCCAATATCTGATGGAATAGTACCAGATATATTGTTGTTAAAAATATCTAGCTCTTGGATGTTTGTGGACAAGTTAGACAATGAGGTTGGTAATTGCCCCGAGAACCTGTTCTGTTCTATATTTATCTGTTGCAACCTGCTACAGTTTGTCAAAGAAGTAAGGAATTGCCATTCTTGCTCATTGTTTGCCTCAAACTTGTTTCCAACCAGATTAAACCTTCTAAGATACTGCAATTTTCCCAAGTCTGAAGGGACAACCCCACTGAATCCGTTATTTGCAACATCAAAAAGCTGGAGTCTGGAGATATTAGTCAGTGATGGAGGCACAACTCCAGTGAATCGGTTATTCCCAAATCCAAACTGCTGTATGCTAGGAAGGCTTCTTCCCAGATGAGCTGGTAGACGGCCATGCAGGTAGTTGTCCGTCACAAAAAACATGTACAGAGATGACTGGTTGTACAGCGAAAGAGGAAGCAAACCTGAGAGGTTGTTCATGGCCAGCTGAAGGAACCCGAGATGTGCATTGTTCCCAATGCTCTCGGGGATTGATCCCTCGAGATGGTTAGCTGCCAGGGACAAGATGGTCACCTGTGAGAGGTTCCCAAGTGATGAGGGGATGGTCCCAGTGAGGCTGTTGTTGTATAGGTGTACAACACGAAGCGATTGCATGTTGCCGATCTCAGAAGGTATGCTTCCTTGCAACCCCTTGTTGTCAGCAATTATCATCACCCTGAGGTTGGTGCAGCGGCTAATGTTGCTTGGGATTGCACCAAGGTACTTGAGACGGCGGAGGGAGCCGATGCTGGGAGGAATCTTGCCGTGCAAGGGATTGAGGCTCAAGTTGAGCGTGCGGAGGAACGTGAGGTTGCCGATGGCGGGGGAGATAGTGCCGGAGATCCCCTGAGAGTTTAGGTCCAGAGCAACCACCCTCGACCGATGTCTCCGGCTGCACGTGACGCCCTCCCAGACACAGTAGCTGATGCTCCGGTTCCAGGAGGCCAGCACCCCGGAATGGTCTGAAATCCTTTCCTTGAAAGCCGTGAGAGCTCCCTCGTCATCGTCGTGTGCGTGCATGACCCCCATGGTGGAGAGTAGGAGAAGCACAAGACATCTGATTCCGAAGAGGCGCCGTGGCAGCGGTGTACCCCTCCGCCACATGGTTTGCTGCATCGGGCTGGTTATTTGGGTGGTTCTTTTCTCTCTCTCCTCGGTATGGATCATTGGAGCTACAAGCTCTTTCTTTCTGATACAGAATTTGGATGATGCCGGCGAGCCTTTTGCCGGATTAAATTAGTACCGGTACCATTATTCATGTTAGTGACCTAGGACTGAATTTGACCACTTCTGCACCTGTGCCGAAACTGACTTGCTCTCCCTGATTAAATGCTCCTGAGCTGCACCTGCCCCCCATGATGTAGTCCAGGAGGCCCCAGTGATTTATCAAGGCGCGGTGCAATGAATGAAACAATCGGGTCCATCTGTTTGATGGAAACCAATTAGCATTAGTTCTTCTATGTTTTTATTACTCCCTTCGATCCATATTAATTGACTTTGGGATGCAAAGCGGGTCCCGTTTAAACCCACTTATGGTCTTAACAGTTCAATAATTTGTTTTTTTTCCCGGGGAGAATGAACTATCAAGCTAGATAAAACTAACTAAACGGGACTTGTGAACGCCGTTTATTTGCCATTTACATCCCGCTGTGCAAGCTTCCCTATGCTCTCATGAATTATCCCATTGAGCAAGTTGCGACCAAGAACAAGCACCTCCAGGCCTATCAAGTTTCTGATATCCGATGGGATAGTGCCAGATATATTGTTGGCAAAAATATTTAGCTCTTGTATGTTTCTGGACAAGTTAGACAATGAGGTTGGCAATTGCCCCGAAAAACCTGTTCTGTTCTATTGACATCAGTTGCAACCTGCTACAGTTTGTCAAAGAAGGAATTGCTTGTTTTGCCTGATGGGAACAATCAAAACTGCCTGATGAGAACCAATGATAAGTTTTTCTATTCCTTATGTAGGAAGAAAACAGAAGTTCAGGGTGAAGAAGGAAAGAACAGGTGGCTGTTTTGTGGCGTGTGTTGGATCTTTTtaaggaaaaggaaaaggaaagaaCAGGTGGCTGTTTTTGTGACTGAGCCAACAAAAACAACTTTTGAAGATTAGCAGCACAGGCAGTTCCAGCACAACACTGAGACCAACTTCAGCAAATGAAGAAGGTCAAGGAAAAGGGAAGTTGGGTGATTATTCCCTGAACCTGCAGCAAGAAGCTGAGCCCACAAGGTGGGACACTGGGACAGTGCTTCAACAGAGAGCGCTGGAAATGCAACAAAAGTAGCTTAGCCAACAAAGTGGACTGGAAATTCGACAGAATTAACTTTGAAGAAGTGAGCCAGCAAAGAGAAGAAGCGCATGTTTTTTTTATGTTATATCATATAGCAACTTTTTTTTTACTTCATTATCATGTACGGAACTCAATTTTGTTCTTAGTTATTAGCTGGCAGTGTGCTGGCCACTTTTCCAATGTTTTTTTTTTCTGTTGGATTAATAACCGTGGAGCTTTTCCCCTGGACCAGTTTAATTGTATTTCGGAAAATGCTGCATGGGTATACACTTTTT belongs to Triticum urartu cultivar G1812 chromosome 7, Tu2.1, whole genome shotgun sequence and includes:
- the LOC125521196 gene encoding putative receptor-like protein kinase At3g47110 isoform X2, coding for MIHTEEREKRTTQITSPMQQTMWRRGTPLPRRLFGIRCLVLLLLSTMGVMHAHDDDEGALTAFKERISDHSGVLASWNRSISYCVWEGVTCSRRHRSRVVALDLNSQGISGTISPAIGNLTFLRTLNLSLNPLHGKIPPSIGSLRRLKYLGAIPSNISRCTNLRVMIIADNKGLQGSIPSEIGNMQSLRVVHLYNNSLTGTIPSSLGNLSQVTILSLAANHLEGSIPESIGNNAHLGFLQLAMNNLSAHLGRSLPSIQQFGFGNNRFTGVVPPSLTNISRLQLFDVANNGFSGVVPSDLGKLQYLRRFNLVGNKFEANNEQEWQFLTSLTNCSRLQQINIEQNRFSGQLPTSLSNLSTNIQELDIFNNNISGTIPSDIGNLIGLEVLILAGNLLTGAIPETIGKLIQLKRLHLSSTNLSGFIPSSIGNLTGLYRLGASFNSLEGPIPSSIGNLTKLSALDISTNHLSGSIPKEIMQLSSISIYLALSYNLLEGPLPSEIGNLVNLEQLILSGNQLSGKIPATIGGCVVLETLLMDGNSFQGNIPPTLKNIKGLTVLNLTNNKLNGSIPGELSNITSLQELYLAHNDLSGSIPELLGYSTSLLHLDISFNNLQGEVPKEGIFRNLTGLSIFGNNELCGGIPQLQLPKCPSSKRGLPKSLRIAVPAAVGILVLLVALALAGFLYRKFKSGLRKEQLSPQKIDLPMVSYNDILKATDGFSEANLLGKGRYGTVYKGTLENFAAAVKVFNLQQSGSYKSFLDECEALRRVRHRCLVKIITCCSSINHQGQDFRALVFELMPNFSLDRWIHPDIESQNRMGTLSLSQRLDIAVDLVDAIDYLHNGCQPSIIHCDLKPSNILLTEDMRARVGDFGIARILKEAASEASASSLSSMGIRGSIGYVAPEYGEGLPVSTYGDVYSLGITLIEMFTGRCPTDDMFRDGLTLQYFAEAAGLSGNVMEIADSNIWLHDEANDSTDTENISRAKECLAAIIQLCVLCSKQLPRERMSTSDAAAEMHAIRDAYLSSQ
- the LOC125521196 gene encoding probable LRR receptor-like serine/threonine-protein kinase At3g47570 isoform X1: MIHTEEREKRTTQITSPMQQTMWRRGTPLPRRLFGIRCLVLLLLSTMGVMHAHDDDEGALTAFKERISDHSGVLASWNRSISYCVWEGVTCSRRHRSRVVALDLNSQGISGTISPAIGNLTFLRTLNLSLNPLHGKIPPSIGSLRRLKYLGAIPSNISRCTNLRVMIIADNKGLQGSIPSEIGNMQSLRVVHLYNNSLTGTIPSSLGNLSQVTILSLAANHLEGSIPESIGNNAHLGFLQLAMNNLSGLLPLSLYNQSSLYMFFVTDNYLHGRLPAHLGRSLPSIQQFGFGNNRFTGVVPPSLTNISRLQLFDVANNGFSGVVPSDLGKLQYLRRFNLVGNKFEANNEQEWQFLTSLTNCSRLQQINIEQNRFSGQLPTSLSNLSTNIQELDIFNNNISGTIPSDIGNLIGLEVLILAGNLLTGAIPETIGKLIQLKRLHLSSTNLSGFIPSSIGNLTGLYRLGASFNSLEGPIPSSIGNLTKLSALDISTNHLSGSIPKEIMQLSSISIYLALSYNLLEGPLPSEIGNLVNLEQLILSGNQLSGKIPATIGGCVVLETLLMDGNSFQGNIPPTLKNIKGLTVLNLTNNKLNGSIPGELSNITSLQELYLAHNDLSGSIPELLGYSTSLLHLDISFNNLQGEVPKEGIFRNLTGLSIFGNNELCGGIPQLQLPKCPSSKRGLPKSLRIAVPAAVGILVLLVALALAGFLYRKFKSGLRKEQLSPQKIDLPMVSYNDILKATDGFSEANLLGKGRYGTVYKGTLENFAAAVKVFNLQQSGSYKSFLDECEALRRVRHRCLVKIITCCSSINHQGQDFRALVFELMPNFSLDRWIHPDIESQNRMGTLSLSQRLDIAVDLVDAIDYLHNGCQPSIIHCDLKPSNILLTEDMRARVGDFGIARILKEAASEASASSLSSMGIRGSIGYVAPEYGEGLPVSTYGDVYSLGITLIEMFTGRCPTDDMFRDGLTLQYFAEAAGLSGNVMEIADSNIWLHDEANDSTDTENISRAKECLAAIIQLCVLCSKQLPRERMSTSDAAAEMHAIRDAYLSSQ